A stretch of the Actinoalloteichus fjordicus genome encodes the following:
- a CDS encoding TetR family transcriptional regulator, which produces MPRWDPRAEERLGDAALELFVEHGYENVTVEQITERAGLTRRTFSRYFTDKRDVLFAGSEQIPGVLSGAVRRADAALPPFQALLVALVDIGEWFADLVPHAARRRAVIASSPELQERERTKLAAVTDALAEALRERGTPTSRATLLAQVGIAVFRTAFERWTDEPEPADFAARVREAATELAASLAPAAGLATVVPEDH; this is translated from the coding sequence ATGCCGCGGTGGGACCCGAGAGCTGAGGAGCGGCTTGGCGATGCCGCGCTGGAGCTGTTCGTCGAGCACGGATACGAGAACGTCACCGTCGAACAGATCACCGAGCGGGCCGGGCTGACCCGGCGCACTTTCTCCCGCTACTTCACCGACAAACGCGACGTGCTGTTCGCCGGATCGGAGCAGATCCCTGGCGTCCTGTCCGGCGCCGTCCGGCGCGCCGACGCCGCGCTCCCGCCCTTCCAGGCTCTACTCGTCGCTCTGGTTGACATCGGTGAATGGTTCGCTGACCTGGTTCCGCACGCCGCACGACGACGCGCGGTCATCGCGTCCAGCCCCGAGCTGCAGGAACGCGAGCGAACCAAACTGGCGGCCGTGACCGACGCGCTGGCCGAAGCACTGCGGGAACGAGGTACCCCCACGTCGAGAGCGACGCTGCTCGCACAGGTCGGCATCGCCGTCTTCCGCACCGCGTTCGAGCGGTGGACAGACGAGCCCGAACCCGCGGACTTCGCAGCGCGCGTTCGCGAGGCTGCAACCGAGCTCGCCGCCAGCCTGGCCCCTGCGGCCGGACTCGCCACGGTCGTGCCTGAGGACCACTAG
- a CDS encoding SDR family oxidoreductase, with the protein MSLIDQRVVIVGGSSGMGLATAHAAAAAGASVTIASSRRERLDAALAELPDTCEGFVTDTRVEADVADLFERAGTLDHLVYTAGDALNQRPLKDLPLDEARHLFDVRFWGVIAAVKHAAPRIRPGGSIVLTSGIIGVSPTPGAALAAGSACAIEGLARGLAVDLAPVRVNTVRPGSIRTPMWDGIPQPHRDAMVAAFTERTLTKSIGTADQIAATNLYLMENGFVTGTVLTVDGGLILSSG; encoded by the coding sequence ATGTCTCTGATTGACCAGCGCGTCGTCATCGTCGGTGGCAGTTCGGGCATGGGGCTGGCGACGGCCCACGCAGCGGCGGCGGCAGGTGCGTCCGTCACGATCGCATCGAGCAGGCGAGAGCGATTGGACGCGGCTCTGGCCGAACTACCGGACACCTGCGAAGGGTTCGTCACCGACACGCGCGTCGAGGCGGACGTCGCCGACCTGTTCGAACGGGCAGGCACACTGGACCATCTCGTGTACACGGCGGGTGACGCGCTGAATCAGCGGCCGTTGAAGGACCTCCCGCTCGATGAGGCCCGGCACCTGTTCGACGTCCGCTTCTGGGGCGTGATCGCCGCGGTCAAACACGCAGCGCCCCGCATCAGACCGGGCGGTTCGATCGTGCTGACGTCTGGGATCATCGGTGTCAGCCCGACGCCCGGCGCGGCGCTCGCGGCCGGCTCCGCCTGCGCCATCGAGGGCCTGGCCCGTGGCCTGGCCGTCGATCTGGCCCCGGTCCGCGTCAACACGGTTCGGCCGGGCTCGATCCGCACGCCGATGTGGGACGGCATTCCGCAGCCGCACCGTGACGCGATGGTCGCCGCATTCACGGAACGAACGCTGACCAAGTCGATCGGCACGGCAGATCAGATCGCTGCGACGAACCTGTACCTGATGGAGAACGGTTTCGTCACCGGCACCGTGCTCACCGTCGACGGGGGCCTCATCCTGAGCTCAGGCTGA
- a CDS encoding GOLPH3/VPS74 family protein, with protein sequence MQSDMLIIEDLMLLMLDDKTGVPAGAGTLYYTLGGAVLLELALLDRIEADEGPALNGPKITTVGDGPLADPLLQSAYDKIAEKTQRVQPLLNAVGSGLYQPVIERLLERGHLRQERRRVLGLFPTTRLPAEDNGYEAELRRKVCAVLEDGGSPDPHLGAVIALLSASGTLPTLDPAPKWSSRTYHRAKELEQGSWAAGAVNDAVARTVAAIAAGSAAVSIATITGPSS encoded by the coding sequence ATGCAGAGCGACATGCTGATCATCGAGGATCTGATGCTCCTCATGCTCGACGACAAGACGGGGGTCCCGGCAGGCGCAGGCACTCTCTACTACACCCTCGGCGGCGCGGTGCTCCTCGAGCTGGCTCTGCTCGACAGAATTGAGGCGGACGAGGGACCTGCCCTGAACGGTCCGAAGATCACCACCGTCGGGGACGGGCCGCTCGCGGACCCCCTGCTGCAGTCCGCCTACGACAAGATCGCCGAGAAGACCCAGCGGGTCCAGCCGTTGCTCAACGCCGTCGGCAGCGGCCTCTACCAGCCCGTGATCGAGCGGCTCCTCGAGCGTGGCCACCTCCGTCAGGAGCGCAGGCGGGTGCTGGGACTGTTCCCCACGACGAGACTGCCTGCCGAGGACAACGGATACGAGGCCGAGCTGCGGCGGAAGGTGTGCGCGGTACTAGAGGACGGCGGGAGCCCCGATCCGCACCTCGGGGCCGTGATCGCGCTGCTGTCGGCGAGCGGGACCCTGCCGACTCTCGACCCCGCGCCGAAGTGGTCGAGCAGGACCTACCACCGTGCGAAGGAACTGGAGCAGGGCAGCTGGGCAGCCGGGGCGGTGAACGACGCCGTGGCCAGGACCGTCGCGGCGATCGCGGCGGGCAGTGCCGCCGTCAGCATCGCCACGATCACGGGGCCCAGCTCGTAG
- a CDS encoding NUDIX hydrolase encodes MTIPGMYPVSIKGVVLREGRVLLLRNERDEWELPGGRLEIGETPEECVAREIAEEASWPVTTGPILDAWPYHIAVARKTVLIVTYGCYPDTDAAPVLSHEHKEIALIPVAGVADLRMPEGYKRSIATWSARLHTPTS; translated from the coding sequence ATGACGATCCCCGGCATGTACCCCGTTTCGATCAAGGGCGTCGTCCTCCGAGAGGGGCGCGTACTCCTGTTGCGCAACGAGCGCGACGAATGGGAGTTGCCCGGCGGTCGCCTTGAAATCGGCGAGACCCCGGAAGAATGCGTGGCGCGAGAGATCGCCGAAGAGGCGTCGTGGCCGGTCACGACGGGGCCGATCCTCGACGCCTGGCCCTATCACATCGCGGTGGCGCGCAAGACCGTGCTCATCGTGACCTATGGGTGCTATCCCGACACCGATGCAGCCCCCGTGCTCTCCCACGAACACAAGGAGATCGCGCTCATTCCAGTTGCCGGGGTCGCCGATCTTCGGATGCCAGAGGGCTATAAGCGGTCGATCGCCACTTGGTCCGCGCGCCTCCACACCCCAACGTCGTGA
- a CDS encoding TauD/TfdA family dioxygenase — MNTISIPRVKAEDTDTVAACLASAGALLLTGLHDRHTVLSAARSLGRIVPHRDSDADGITVIADRPMIAGAGLAGFSSAALAPHTDRSGVAVPPPLLLLACRTPAVRGGACVLVDG; from the coding sequence ATGAACACAATTAGTATCCCCCGCGTCAAGGCGGAAGACACCGACACCGTCGCGGCCTGCCTCGCCTCAGCCGGCGCCCTGCTTCTCACGGGACTGCACGACCGGCACACCGTTCTGTCGGCTGCCCGTTCCCTCGGCCGCATCGTGCCGCATCGCGACAGCGACGCCGACGGCATCACCGTGATCGCCGACCGGCCCATGATTGCGGGTGCGGGTCTCGCCGGGTTCAGCTCCGCCGCACTCGCCCCGCACACTGACCGGTCGGGTGTCGCCGTGCCGCCGCCGCTCCTCCTGCTCGCCTGCCGAACTCCCGCCGTTCGAGGCGGCGCGTGTGTGCTCGTCGACGGCTAG
- a CDS encoding TauD/TfdA family dioxygenase — translation MTSRSVLFGGSAGHLGAIFEPTGPGLLGVRLRLDGLARWSPQAARWRDLLVATIRRHEHIIPLAAGQGYVLNNRRWLHGRRAFTGQRVMYRAVLEPQTPIPAGWPR, via the coding sequence ATGACAAGTCGATCGGTGTTGTTCGGCGGCAGCGCGGGCCACCTCGGCGCGATCTTCGAGCCGACGGGTCCGGGACTACTTGGTGTGCGGCTCAGACTTGATGGATTGGCTCGCTGGTCGCCGCAGGCCGCTCGGTGGCGCGATCTGCTCGTCGCCACGATTCGGCGTCACGAACACATCATCCCGTTGGCAGCGGGGCAGGGCTACGTTCTCAACAACAGAAGGTGGCTGCACGGACGGCGGGCATTCACCGGGCAGCGCGTGATGTACCGGGCCGTCCTCGAACCGCAGACGCCGATTCCGGCGGGATGGCCACGATGA
- a CDS encoding aldo/keto reductase: MKHAMLRDLDVSRIGLGAMGMSFAYTGAGTDDAESVRTIHRALDLGVALIDTAEIYGPFVNEELVGRALRGRREGVVLATKFGMVSHAGGGANILDSSPANVRAAVEGSLRRLGTDHIDLYYQHRVDPKTPIEDTVGALAELVSEGKVRHIGLSEAGVATIRRAHAVHPITALQSEYSLWTRDPEPAVLPLLRELRIGFVPYSPLGHGFLTGKIRSPEDFGPDDFRATNPRFTGENFQRNLRIADEVEAVAAEAGATPAQVALAWLLAKGTDIAPIPGTKRVSRVEENTAADDLALTEEQIRTLDGLTPPEGDHHNDEQMKMIER; encoded by the coding sequence GTGAAGCACGCCATGCTGAGGGATCTGGACGTCTCCCGCATCGGGCTGGGCGCGATGGGCATGTCCTTCGCATACACCGGCGCGGGGACGGACGACGCCGAGTCCGTCCGCACCATCCATCGAGCGCTCGACCTGGGCGTCGCCCTCATCGACACCGCCGAGATCTACGGGCCGTTCGTCAATGAGGAACTCGTCGGCCGGGCGTTGCGCGGCCGCCGCGAGGGGGTCGTGCTGGCGACCAAGTTCGGCATGGTCTCCCATGCGGGCGGCGGCGCGAACATCCTCGACAGCAGCCCGGCGAACGTCCGCGCGGCGGTGGAGGGCTCGCTCAGGCGGTTGGGCACCGACCACATCGACCTGTACTACCAGCATCGGGTCGACCCGAAGACGCCCATCGAGGACACCGTCGGAGCGCTGGCCGAACTGGTGTCCGAGGGGAAGGTGCGCCACATCGGGCTGTCCGAGGCGGGGGTGGCGACGATCCGCCGAGCCCATGCCGTGCATCCGATCACCGCGTTGCAGTCCGAGTACTCGCTGTGGACGCGCGATCCGGAGCCTGCGGTGCTGCCGCTGCTGCGGGAGCTGCGGATCGGCTTCGTGCCGTACTCGCCGCTCGGCCACGGCTTCCTCACCGGGAAGATCCGTTCGCCGGAGGATTTCGGGCCCGACGACTTCCGGGCGACGAACCCCAGGTTCACCGGGGAGAACTTCCAGCGCAATCTGCGCATCGCCGACGAAGTCGAGGCCGTCGCGGCCGAGGCAGGCGCGACGCCCGCTCAGGTGGCGCTGGCCTGGCTGCTGGCCAAGGGCACGGACATCGCCCCGATCCCCGGCACGAAACGGGTCTCCCGCGTGGAGGAGAACACCGCTGCGGACGATCTCGCGTTGACCGAGGAGCAGATCCGCACGCTCGACGGCCTCACACCGCCGGAAGGCGACCACCACAACGACGAGCAGATGAAGATGATCGAGCGTTGA
- a CDS encoding DUF2255 family protein, giving the protein MTTWTPDELARIDGADELQVTTLRGDGSPRSPRTIWVVRDGDDLYVRSVYGVTSVWYRGTRTRHEGRVQAGGVDRDVTFVDVGDELDERLDAEYRSKYRRYAASIVDSITSAEARAATIRLVPR; this is encoded by the coding sequence ATGACGACGTGGACGCCGGACGAACTCGCCAGGATCGACGGAGCCGACGAACTACAGGTCACCACGCTGCGCGGTGACGGATCGCCGCGCAGCCCGAGGACCATCTGGGTCGTCCGCGACGGCGACGACCTCTACGTCCGGTCCGTCTACGGCGTCACATCAGTCTGGTACCGGGGGACCCGGACCCGCCATGAGGGCCGGGTCCAGGCGGGCGGTGTGGACCGCGACGTGACCTTCGTCGACGTCGGCGACGAGCTGGATGAGCGCCTCGACGCCGAGTACCGCAGCAAGTACCGCCGCTACGCCGCCTCGATCGTCGACTCCATCACCAGTGCCGAGGCACGCGCCGCGACCATCCGACTCGTGCCCCGGTGA
- a CDS encoding GNAT family N-acetyltransferase — MISEADTDPRRRDVLDLFTAVIDKVEPTAVPMTELDELYAPLVLQYHDPETGRLLGAALSCRAQIAVGSALRLMSGQRMPRELDFGPVLDRHSQLQLLAVVPEARGQGIGGRLLEESKNRLRDRGVRVWFGNVTVDQEADSLRRLFARHGFTVLDAGAPLPMLLGRHWRTPEPEAVAYHFYQQLRPPRDGS; from the coding sequence ATGATCTCCGAGGCCGACACCGACCCCCGACGACGCGACGTACTCGACCTGTTCACGGCCGTCATCGACAAGGTCGAGCCCACCGCCGTGCCGATGACCGAGCTGGACGAGCTCTACGCGCCGTTGGTGCTGCAGTACCACGACCCCGAGACCGGACGTCTGCTCGGCGCCGCTCTCAGCTGCCGCGCGCAGATCGCGGTCGGCAGCGCACTGCGGCTCATGTCCGGCCAGCGGATGCCCCGCGAGCTGGACTTCGGTCCGGTGCTCGACAGGCACAGTCAGCTGCAACTGCTGGCCGTCGTGCCGGAGGCTCGGGGGCAGGGGATCGGGGGACGGCTGCTGGAAGAGTCGAAGAACCGGCTGCGGGACCGAGGGGTTCGAGTCTGGTTCGGCAACGTCACCGTCGATCAGGAGGCGGATTCGCTGCGCCGCCTCTTCGCCCGACACGGCTTCACGGTGCTCGATGCCGGTGCCCCGCTGCCGATGCTGCTCGGCAGGCACTGGCGGACGCCGGAGCCGGAAGCGGTGGCCTATCACTTCTATCAGCAGCTCCGCCCGCCGCGCGACGGGTCGTGA